A stretch of the Panicum virgatum strain AP13 chromosome 9N, P.virgatum_v5, whole genome shotgun sequence genome encodes the following:
- the LOC120689127 gene encoding uncharacterized protein K02A2.6-like codes for MEATATVSEVLMIEEDWRIPFIDFIKEFKLPPGVDAKSIQAARIIWRSKGFILEGKDILREIHEGVCGNHTASRTLVGKAYRSGFFWPTAVSDAEDLVKRCPRSPGGFNHILVAVDKFIKWLEYKTIIKISSDRAMDFISYIIHRFGFPHTIITDLGSNFTSQSFWDFCDNACIKVKYAFVAHPRGNGQVERINGLILDGLKKRIYNANSKKGGKWIQELPQKPYFLLI; via the exons ATGGAGGCTACGGCTACGGTCAGTGAGGTTCTGATGATTGAGGAAGACTGGAGGATTCCcttcatcgacttcatcaaggagttcaagcttccaccaggCGTCGACGCAAAAAGCATTCAAGCTGCCCGCATCATTTGGAGAAGCAAAGGATTCATCTTG GAAGGCAAGGATATCCTAAGGGAAATCCATGAAGGAGTCTGTGGCAACCACACCGCATCAAGAACATTGGTTGGAAAAGCCTACAGATCaggtttcttctggccaacagctgtaTCAGATGCTGAAGACCTCGTTAAGAGGTGTCCTAGAT CGCCAGGAGGATTTAATCACATactggtggcagtcgacaagtttatcAAGTGGCTCGAGTACAAAACAATcatcaagatctcatcagatagagcaaTGGACTTCATCTCCTACATCATACACCGGTTTGGTTTCCCTCACACGATCATCACAGACTTGGGTTCAAATTTCACCTCGCAATCTTTCTGGGATTTTTGCGACAATGCTTGCATCAAGGTTAAGTATGCCTTTGTGGCTCATCCAAGGGGCAATGGTCAGGTGGAACGCATCAACGGGTTGATACTCGATGGCTTAAAAAAGAGGATCTACAATGCTAATTCTAAGAAGGGTGGCAAGTGGATCCAAGAGCTACCTCAGAAGCCATATTTCCTGCTGATATAA
- the LOC120688014 gene encoding uncharacterized protein LOC120688014, with protein sequence MTSPIYIDGNAPTGLCYGKLEAGILTFVIPGLLLGHLSGLMDNSTKSGLLGVWMVLFTIFAARKFQQPIKDDISDKSIFMFNALPEEEKNALIQKLERQTQQKFE encoded by the exons ATGACTAGTCCAATTTATATTGACGGTAATGCACCAACAGGTCTCTGCTATGGGAAATTGGAAGCTGGAATCCTAACTTTTGTTATCCCCGGGCTTCTTCTCGGACATCTG TCTGGTTTAATGGATAACAGCACAAAGTCAGGCCTTTTAGGAGTGTGGATGGTTCTTTTCACCATTTTTGCTGCAAGAAAATTCCAGCAGCCCATCAAG GATGACATTAGCGACAAATCTATTTTCATGTTCAATGCACTCCCTGAAGAGGAAAAGAATGCTTTAATCCAGAAGCTCGAGAGGCAAACTCAACAGAAGTTTGAGTAG
- the LOC120689125 gene encoding uncharacterized protein LOC120689125, whose protein sequence is MGLNYMSLLTPSKAPFYGIVLGNSSTPIGSVTHPVTFGTEQNFRMEHIKFEVADFELSYHAILGRPALSKFMDVPHYVYLLLKMPGNTGVLPLRGDLLKSFECDKEEIAHASSIRVPSSVSEILTAAKELSLNKDSMPSKRPI, encoded by the coding sequence atgggcctcaactacatgagttTGCTCACTCCAAGCAAAGCtcccttctacggcatcgtcctAGGAAACtcctctacaccaattggctccGTTACCCACCCTGTCACTTTCGGTACAGAGCAAAACTTCCGGATGGAGCatatcaaattcgaagtagccgacttcgaattgTCATACCATGCCATCTTGGGAAGACCAGCGCTATCCAAGTTCATGGACGTGCCTCATTATGTCTACctactcctcaagatgccaggcaacacaggcGTCCTCCCCTTACGCGGGGACCTCCTTAAATCCTTTGAATGCGACAAGGAGGAAATTGCCCATGCCTCCAGCATTCGAGTACCAAGCTCTGTAAGCGAGATACTCACAGCTGCTAAGGAGTTATCCCTCAACAAGGACTCGATGCCCTCGAAGAGGCCAATCTAG